A section of the Heliangelus exortis chromosome 27, bHelExo1.hap1, whole genome shotgun sequence genome encodes:
- the ANP32E gene encoding acidic leucine-rich nuclear phosphoprotein 32 family member E isoform X1, with amino-acid sequence MEMKKRINLELRNRAPEKVTELVLDNCRSSNGEIEGLNDSFKELKFLSMANVELTSLAKLPTLSKLRKLELSDNIISGGLDVLAERCPNLTYLNLSGNKIKDLGTVEALQNLKNLKSLDLFNCEITKLEDYRDSIFELLQQITYLDGFDQEDNEAPDSEDEDDEEGDEDDDDEDENEAGPPGEYEEEDDEDEGGSDLGEGEEEEEVGLSYLMKEEIQDEDDDDDYVEEGGDEEEEAEGVRGEKRKRDPEDEGEEEED; translated from the exons GTGACAGAGTTGGTGCTGGACAACTGCCGGTCAAGCAACGGCGAAATCGAAGGGCTCAACGACTCCTTTAAGGAACTCAAGTTTCTCAGCATGGCCAACGTTGAGCTGACCTCCCTGGCCAAGCTCCCCACGTTGAGTAAGCTCCGAAAG TTGGAGTTGAGCGACAACATCATTTCCGGAGGCCTGGATGTCCTTGCAGAAAGATGTCCAAATCTCACATATCTAAACCTAAGTGGCAACAAAATCAAAGATCTTGGCACTGTGGAAGCTCTT caaaatctgaaaaatttgaAGAGCCTTGACCTGTTCAACTGTGAGATCACAAAACTAGAGGATTACAGGGACAGCATTTTTGAGCTGCTTCAGCAAATCACATACCTCGATGGATTTGATCAGGAAGATAACGAGGCTCCAGACTCAgaagatgaggatgatgagg AaggagatgaagatgatgatgatgaagatgagaACGAAGCTGGTCCTCCAGGGGAGTatgaagaggaagatgatgaagatgaggGGGGCTCAGATttgggggaaggagaagaggaggaggaagttgGTCTTTCCTACCTGATGAAAGAAGAGATTCAG gatgaagatgatgatgatgactacGTTGAAGAAGGAGgtgatgaggaggaagaag CAGAGGGTGTTcgaggggagaagaggaaacgAGACCCTGAAgatgaaggagaggaagaggaggattaA
- the ANP32E gene encoding acidic leucine-rich nuclear phosphoprotein 32 family member E isoform X2, which translates to MEMKKRINLELRNRAPEKVTELVLDNCRSSNGEIEGLNDSFKELKFLSMANVELTSLAKLPTLSKLRKLELSDNIISGGLDVLAERCPNLTYLNLSGNKIKDLGTVEALQNLKNLKSLDLFNCEITKLEDYRDSIFELLQQITYLDGFDQEDNEAPDSEDEDDEEGDEDDDDEDENEAGPPGEYEEEDDEDEGGSDLGEGEEEEEVGLSYLMKEEIQDEDDDDDYVEEGGDEEEEEGVRGEKRKRDPEDEGEEEED; encoded by the exons GTGACAGAGTTGGTGCTGGACAACTGCCGGTCAAGCAACGGCGAAATCGAAGGGCTCAACGACTCCTTTAAGGAACTCAAGTTTCTCAGCATGGCCAACGTTGAGCTGACCTCCCTGGCCAAGCTCCCCACGTTGAGTAAGCTCCGAAAG TTGGAGTTGAGCGACAACATCATTTCCGGAGGCCTGGATGTCCTTGCAGAAAGATGTCCAAATCTCACATATCTAAACCTAAGTGGCAACAAAATCAAAGATCTTGGCACTGTGGAAGCTCTT caaaatctgaaaaatttgaAGAGCCTTGACCTGTTCAACTGTGAGATCACAAAACTAGAGGATTACAGGGACAGCATTTTTGAGCTGCTTCAGCAAATCACATACCTCGATGGATTTGATCAGGAAGATAACGAGGCTCCAGACTCAgaagatgaggatgatgagg AaggagatgaagatgatgatgatgaagatgagaACGAAGCTGGTCCTCCAGGGGAGTatgaagaggaagatgatgaagatgaggGGGGCTCAGATttgggggaaggagaagaggaggaggaagttgGTCTTTCCTACCTGATGAAAGAAGAGATTCAG gatgaagatgatgatgatgactacGTTGAAGAAGGAGgtgatgaggaggaagaag AGGGTGTTcgaggggagaagaggaaacgAGACCCTGAAgatgaaggagaggaagaggaggattaA